Within Deltaproteobacteria bacterium, the genomic segment ATCCGAGGCGAGGGGCTCATCGAGACGCTCGAGGACCTGGGCGACATCATCGTCACCACCGACGAGCACACGGGCACGCCCATCTACATAAAGGACCTGGGCCGCGTGGAGTTCGCCCCCATGATCCGCCAGGGCGCCGTGACCCGCGACGGCCGCGGAGAGGCCGTCGTCGGCATCGTCATGATGCTCATGGGCGCCAACTCCCGCGTCGTCGTCGACGAGGTGAAACAGAAGATCGAGAAGATAAAGAAGTCGCTGCCCGAGGGCGTGACCATCGACACCTACTACGACAGGACCGAGCTCGTCCACAAGACCATAAAGACCGTGGCCAAGAACCTCATCGAGGGCGGCATACTGGTCATAGTCATACTGCTGCTCTTTCTCGGAAACGTCAAGGGCGGCCTCATCGTGGCCTCGGCCATACCGCTCTCCATGCTCGTGGCCTTCTCGGCCATGAGGCTTGCGGGCCTGAGCGGCAACCTCATGAGCCTGGGCGCCATAGACTTCGGGCTCATCGTCGACGGCTCGGTCGTCATGATCGAGAACGTGGTGCGCTACCTCTCCGAGCACCGCGACGACAAAAGGCCCCACATCGAGAAGGTGAGGGCCGCCTGCAGGGAAGTGGCCCGTCCCGTCGTCTTCGCCGTGGGCATAATCATAATCGTCTATCTGCCCATACTGGCCCTCACCGGCGTGGAGGGCAAGATGTTCAAGCCCATGGCCCTGACCGTGGTATTCGCCCTCGCCGGCTCGCTCGTGTGCGCCATGACGCTCATGCCCGTGCTCGCCTCTCTGTTCCTTGTCAATATCAAGGAGAAGGAGCCGCTCCTCTTCTCGCTGGCGAAGAGGGTCTACAGGCCGGTCATAAAGAGGGTCATGGGCAGGCCGGCCGTGACCTTCGGCGTCGCCCTCTCGGTATTCGCGGCGAGCATCTCGTTTACGCCGTTCATGGGCACGGAGTTCATCCCCGAGCTCGACGAGGGGGCCATAGCGCTTCAGATATGGCGGCTGCCCAGCGTCTCTCTCGAGAAGTCCAACGAGATAAGCACCCTGGCCGAGCGGGTCCTCAAGGAAGAGTTCGCCGTGGAGATAGACACCATAGTGTCGCGCACGGGCCGGGCCGAGATAGCGACCGACCCCATGGGCGTGGAGATAAGCGACACCTACATAATGCTCAATCCCAGGGAGCAGTGGCGCTACGAGTCGAAGGAGGCGCTCATCGAGGCCATGGACGAGGTCCTCAAGGAGCGGGTGCCGGGCGCCATATTCAGCTACTCCCAGCCCATCGAGCTGCGTGTTGCCGAGCTCATCTCCGGCGTGCGCAGCGACGTGGCCATAAAGATCTACGGCGACGACCTCGAGCTCATGAAGAAGAAGGCCGACGAGGTGGTGCGCATCGTAAGGGAGGTGCCCGGCGCGGCCGACACCAAGGCCGAGCAGGTCATAGGGCTTCCGACCATGCGGGTGCGCATAGACCGCCAGGCCATAGCCCGCTACGGCATAAACGCCGAGGACATCCTCGACGTCATACAGGCGATAGGCGGCAAGGAGGCCGGCGTCATAGTGGAAGGCCAGAAGCGCTTTACGCTCCAGGTGCGCTTCGACGAGTCGGTGCGCCGCGGGCTCGACAGGATAGGGGACCTCAAGATCGAGGCGCCCGTCGGCGCCGGCGACTCGCCGCGGCTCATCCCGCTCTCCCAGCTCGCGTCTATCGAGATAGAGGAAGGGCCGGCCCAGATAAGCCGCGAGAACATAAGCCGCCGCATCACGGTGGAGACCAACGTGCGGGGCCGCGACCTCGGCTCCTTCGTGGCCGAGGCCCAGGATCGGCTCGACAGGGAGTTCACCCTGCCTCCCGGCTGGTACATGGACTGGGGAGGGCAGTTCGAGAACCTGCAGGAGGCGTCGCGGATGCTTGCGCTGCTCGTTCCCGTGGCGCTGCTGCTCATCTTCGTTCTCCTCTACAGCACCTTCAACTCGGCGCGCCTTGCGGCGCTCATATACCTGAACGTGCCCATGGCCGTAACGGGCGGCGTCTTCGCCCTCCTGCTCCGGGGCTACCCCTTCTCCATATCGGCGGGCGTGGGCTTCATCGCGCTCTTCGGCGTGGCCGTGCTAAACGGCGTGGTGCTCGTCTCCTACATCGTGCAGAAGCGGAAGAGCGGCGCCTCGGCCTTCGACGCCGCCGCCATGGGGGCCATGGCGAGGCTCCGGCCCGTGCTCATGACGGCCCTTG encodes:
- a CDS encoding efflux RND transporter permease subunit, with protein sequence MSRIVDFSLNNRLIVIIVWLLVAAAGVNSLTRLPIDAVPDVTNIQVQVLTNSPGLPPEEVERFITFPVETAMSGLPAVEEIRSVSKFGLSVVTIVFEEGTDIYWARQLVGERLVEAREEIPEGYGEPAMGPISTGLGEIYQFEVRGEGYTPMELRTILDWYVNYQLRSVPGIVEVNSFGGELKTYQVTLDPGRLTAYGISVKEILDALESNNRNVGGGYIAHHGEQYLIRGEGLIETLEDLGDIIVTTDEHTGTPIYIKDLGRVEFAPMIRQGAVTRDGRGEAVVGIVMMLMGANSRVVVDEVKQKIEKIKKSLPEGVTIDTYYDRTELVHKTIKTVAKNLIEGGILVIVILLLFLGNVKGGLIVASAIPLSMLVAFSAMRLAGLSGNLMSLGAIDFGLIVDGSVVMIENVVRYLSEHRDDKRPHIEKVRAACREVARPVVFAVGIIIIVYLPILALTGVEGKMFKPMALTVVFALAGSLVCAMTLMPVLASLFLVNIKEKEPLLFSLAKRVYRPVIKRVMGRPAVTFGVALSVFAASISFTPFMGTEFIPELDEGAIALQIWRLPSVSLEKSNEISTLAERVLKEEFAVEIDTIVSRTGRAEIATDPMGVEISDTYIMLNPREQWRYESKEALIEAMDEVLKERVPGAIFSYSQPIELRVAELISGVRSDVAIKIYGDDLELMKKKADEVVRIVREVPGAADTKAEQVIGLPTMRVRIDRQAIARYGINAEDILDVIQAIGGKEAGVIVEGQKRFTLQVRFDESVRRGLDRIGDLKIEAPVGAGDSPRLIPLSQLASIEIEEGPAQISRENISRRITVETNVRGRDLGSFVAEAQDRLDREFTLPPGWYMDWGGQFENLQEASRMLALLVPVALLLIFVLLYSTFNSARLAALIYLNVPMAVTGGVFALLLRGYPFSISAGVGFIALFGVAVLNGVVLVSYIVQKRKSGASAFDAAAMGAMARLRPVLMTALVASFGFVPMALATSAGAEVQRPLATVVIGGLVTSTLLTLLVLPSVYRWFAGDEGAAGGRAADRTS